The proteins below come from a single Synechococcus sp. WH 8101 genomic window:
- a CDS encoding ABC transporter transmembrane domain-containing protein has product MSVTPKGVVRPATEARIRALSSGFQGKDYTVLIASTIAINLIVLAIPLYINRIYTSVVPEQAGDSLAGITILLAAVLVLDVVLKALRSWVLTWLGASTEHRLRMEAVRSVLGASAEDVAQQPLQARMTQLRSPTTLRNRLEQQWLVRRVDLPFSLVYLIVLGLIGGWLILPPILLAPVFVLMAKRAANEAVQSTRHHHDLEVNRNQLVVNGLALASTIKTLNLEGFLIRRLEPLQERLSRRSFEQESATAKLQNLSALFSQLNQLLIVSIGGWLVIQQDLTTGALAACTLLSGQVSAPLGKLFSADGQRANQQQATFDYQQVLDLSQETNLLAGCDQRTNDATLHLAGQVLRPGETVLLLGGYPGQSTSLLDSILAANDNNPFELSFADRSLTAYRKTWLRRQLVRLKSEPKPFRGTLLESMTGFEVNTRASDALALCERHGVASLIKTLPRGYDTTIGEMQDYPLAVGLRFRMSVIQALLDSPFALILDGAFPQVGTDALQWLLGLQIDCARLIALQNPPTRLPESFRRLSWEGDRLVEVSS; this is encoded by the coding sequence GTGTCTGTGACCCCAAAAGGAGTGGTCAGACCAGCGACCGAGGCTCGGATACGGGCTCTGAGCTCTGGATTTCAAGGCAAGGACTACACAGTATTGATTGCGTCCACCATCGCGATCAATTTGATCGTTCTAGCCATTCCGCTTTATATCAATCGGATTTACACCTCAGTGGTGCCGGAGCAGGCCGGCGACAGCCTCGCTGGCATCACCATTCTTCTGGCGGCCGTACTTGTGCTGGATGTGGTGTTGAAGGCTCTGCGTAGCTGGGTGCTGACCTGGCTCGGCGCATCCACTGAGCACCGTCTTCGAATGGAGGCGGTGCGTTCTGTGTTGGGGGCGTCTGCAGAGGACGTCGCGCAGCAACCCCTCCAGGCTCGAATGACCCAGCTGCGCAGCCCAACCACCCTTCGCAATCGTCTCGAGCAGCAGTGGTTGGTGCGCCGAGTGGATCTTCCCTTTTCTCTGGTGTATCTGATCGTTCTCGGCCTGATCGGTGGTTGGTTGATTCTGCCTCCAATCCTTCTGGCTCCCGTCTTTGTGTTGATGGCAAAGAGGGCAGCTAATGAAGCCGTGCAAAGTACCCGTCATCATCATGATCTTGAGGTGAATCGCAATCAGCTTGTTGTCAATGGATTGGCCCTGGCTTCTACGATCAAAACGCTCAATCTTGAAGGCTTTCTGATCAGGCGTTTGGAGCCGCTGCAGGAGCGACTGAGCCGTCGTTCTTTTGAGCAGGAATCTGCCACGGCCAAACTACAGAATCTATCGGCCTTGTTTTCTCAACTTAATCAGCTATTGATTGTGAGCATTGGTGGCTGGTTGGTGATTCAGCAGGATCTCACCACCGGAGCTCTTGCTGCTTGCACTCTTCTCAGTGGTCAGGTGTCGGCACCATTGGGCAAGCTCTTTTCAGCGGATGGTCAGCGTGCCAATCAACAGCAAGCGACATTCGATTATCAACAAGTGTTGGACTTATCCCAGGAAACTAACCTGTTGGCTGGTTGTGATCAGCGAACCAATGACGCTACTCTGCATCTTGCCGGTCAGGTGTTAAGGCCTGGCGAGACCGTCCTGTTACTTGGAGGATACCCTGGCCAATCCACATCGCTTCTCGATTCTATTCTGGCAGCGAACGATAATAATCCCTTTGAACTGAGTTTTGCTGACAGATCTTTGACTGCCTATCGTAAAACCTGGTTGCGTCGCCAGCTGGTGCGTCTCAAGTCTGAGCCCAAGCCTTTCCGTGGCACCTTGTTGGAGTCGATGACTGGTTTTGAAGTGAACACCCGGGCGTCCGATGCTCTTGCTCTATGTGAACGCCACGGTGTTGCCTCACTGATCAAAACATTGCCCAGGGGCTATGATACTACGATTGGTGAGATGCAGGATTACCCGCTTGCTGTGGGCTTGCGTTTTCGCATGAGTGTGATTCAGGCACTTCTAGACTCGCCATTTGCTTTGATTCTGGATGGCGCTTTCCCGCAGGTTGGCACTGATGCATTGCAATGGTTGCTAGGTCTTCAGATCGATTGCGCGCGCTTGATTGCATTGCAGAATCCTCCCACGCGCCTGCCTGAGTCATTCCGTCGACTGTCCTGGGAGGGTGATCGTCTTGTGGAGGTGTCGTCGTGA